A window from Acidobacteriota bacterium encodes these proteins:
- a CDS encoding tetratricopeptide repeat protein: MSNCSTLSRFAALVAVVVVGGSTAVGLAVADEPMFVRWLVVDDPGDETIRDYWERAEREELSPEGLVDLGTMLFYRGYPKDARRMYKRALDLDSDLYEAWFRIGLVEHSENRLYNARRAYKRCLKKLTGHGWCNFYLGLLEEQTGNSSAALYHYRRAFKFAPELADPKFNPEVLASDLALGSQLVDLDQRRFKGMLPIPYLEPAEVNRIRRLYEPTPTPEWEEPSPPAAKKAAPQQGEVQRAQPQPTPVQPVRPPRPPAPRRVPQRTPAATTDSASDSPTEEVPWGMRPIGNVSGEAQFAP, from the coding sequence ATGTCGAATTGTTCGACGCTTTCACGGTTCGCGGCACTGGTTGCGGTGGTGGTGGTTGGCGGATCGACGGCTGTCGGTCTGGCGGTCGCCGACGAACCGATGTTCGTACGCTGGCTGGTGGTTGACGACCCTGGAGACGAAACCATTCGCGACTATTGGGAACGCGCGGAACGCGAGGAGCTGTCTCCCGAGGGGCTGGTGGATCTCGGAACGATGCTCTTTTACCGCGGGTATCCGAAGGATGCTCGGCGGATGTACAAGCGCGCGCTCGACCTCGACTCCGATCTCTACGAGGCATGGTTCCGGATCGGCTTGGTGGAGCACAGCGAGAATCGGCTGTACAACGCGCGGCGAGCGTATAAACGCTGCCTCAAGAAGCTGACCGGGCACGGGTGGTGCAACTTCTACCTCGGGCTGCTCGAGGAACAGACAGGCAACAGCTCGGCCGCCCTTTATCACTACCGCCGGGCGTTCAAGTTCGCGCCGGAGCTGGCCGATCCGAAGTTCAATCCGGAAGTGCTGGCCTCCGATCTCGCTCTCGGATCTCAGCTGGTCGACCTGGACCAACGACGGTTCAAGGGCATGCTGCCGATTCCGTATCTCGAGCCTGCTGAGGTCAACCGTATCAGACGACTCTACGAGCCGACACCGACACCGGAGTGGGAAGAGCCCAGCCCACCTGCTGCGAAAAAGGCTGCGCCGCAACAGGGTGAGGTGCAAAGGGCTCAACCGCAACCGACGCCGGTCCAACCGGTCAGGCCACCACGGCCCCCGGCCCCCCGACGAGTTCCACAGAGGACTCCGGCGGCCACGACGGACAGCGCGAGCGACAGCCCTACGGAGGAAGTGCCGTGGGGGATGCGGCCGATCGGCAACGTGTCGGGTGAGGCTCAATTCGCCCCGTGA